A single region of the Undibacterium piscinae genome encodes:
- the glnT gene encoding type III glutamate--ammonia ligase has protein sequence MKTTPNDTHVADIAAEIADHQARLTGDNIKFVFAQFTDIHGAAKGKLIPLTHLDDIVYPGAGFSGPSIWGTGLPRTGVRSEYYGRADLSTLQSMPWLPGYARVVLDGHVAGQPFTVCPRQILRKQVARLAARGWTLNAGLEPEFFLLQDKDGKIDSESGDTLDKPSYDTKSLLRRTSFLEKLTASLDACGLGVFQIDHEDASGQFEVNYKYADALKAADNFMLFKMAAHHIAEQEGLIFTMMPKPFADRPGSGLHFHLSIADADGKLIFGSAQDKSTDERGLGLSTIAYQFMAGLLEHAPALTALCAPTVNSYKRLMCGQSLSGTSWAPAFIGFGDNNRTTVARVVYQRIEWRLPDSSANPYLALAGVIAAGLDGIERALDPGQPVNRDIYEMTAAERDELGLQILPQNLGVAAEALKRDEVLAHALGEDFVHQFVNLKSAEWLEYSQHVSSWESARYMKQF, from the coding sequence ATGAAGACCACGCCTAACGACACGCATGTAGCTGACATCGCCGCCGAGATTGCCGACCATCAAGCCCGACTCACTGGTGACAACATCAAGTTCGTGTTTGCACAATTTACCGACATACACGGGGCTGCAAAAGGAAAGTTAATTCCCCTGACGCATCTTGACGATATCGTTTATCCGGGCGCGGGCTTTTCCGGCCCGTCGATCTGGGGTACAGGCTTGCCGCGTACCGGCGTGCGTTCTGAATATTATGGCCGGGCTGACCTGAGCACGCTGCAAAGCATGCCCTGGTTGCCCGGTTATGCGCGAGTAGTATTGGATGGGCATGTCGCCGGCCAGCCATTTACGGTATGTCCGCGTCAGATCCTGCGTAAGCAAGTGGCGCGTCTGGCCGCGCGCGGCTGGACCCTCAATGCTGGTTTGGAACCTGAGTTCTTTCTGCTGCAAGACAAGGATGGCAAGATAGATTCAGAGTCCGGCGATACGCTAGACAAACCCTCGTATGACACCAAGAGTCTGCTGCGTCGCACCAGCTTTTTGGAAAAATTGACGGCCTCGCTGGACGCCTGCGGCCTGGGCGTTTTTCAGATTGATCACGAAGATGCCAGCGGTCAGTTTGAAGTCAACTACAAGTACGCAGACGCACTCAAGGCGGCAGATAATTTCATGCTGTTCAAGATGGCGGCCCACCATATCGCGGAACAAGAAGGTCTGATTTTCACTATGATGCCCAAGCCGTTTGCCGACCGCCCTGGCAGCGGTCTGCACTTCCATCTGTCGATTGCGGATGCCGACGGCAAACTGATCTTTGGTTCAGCACAGGATAAAAGCACCGATGAGCGCGGCTTAGGCCTGTCAACTATCGCCTATCAGTTCATGGCGGGATTATTAGAGCACGCTCCGGCGCTTACCGCGCTGTGCGCGCCAACCGTCAACTCCTACAAGCGCCTGATGTGCGGGCAATCGCTGTCGGGCACCAGTTGGGCGCCTGCCTTCATCGGTTTTGGCGACAATAATCGCACCACCGTGGCACGCGTGGTGTATCAGCGCATTGAATGGCGTTTGCCGGACAGTTCCGCCAACCCCTACCTGGCGCTGGCTGGCGTCATCGCGGCCGGCCTGGATGGCATAGAACGTGCGCTCGACCCCGGCCAACCGGTCAACCGCGATATTTATGAAATGACGGCGGCAGAACGGGATGAATTGGGTTTGCAGATTTTGCCGCAAAATCTCGGTGTAGCGGCCGAAGCGCTCAAGCGCGACGAGGTCCTGGCGCACGCATTAGGCGAAGATTTTGTGCATCAGTTCGTCAACCTGAAAAGCGCCGAATGGCTGGAATATAGCCAGCACGTCAGCAGTTGGGAAAGCGCACGCTACATGAAACAATTTTGA
- a CDS encoding aldehyde dehydrogenase gives MTNELWHERAAALKIDGRAFIDGQRKWALSDKQFDNISPIDGRNLGAVARCETADVDLAVASARAAFDDARWAGQAPAARKRVLIRFADLVLKHGAELALLETLDMGKPIKYSQSVDVNSTANCLRWYGEAIDKIYDEIAPTASDSLALITREPVGVVAAIVPWNYPMIMAAWKIAPALAAGNSVILKPSEKSPLTALRLAEIAIEAGIPAGVFNVVPGFGHEAGAALALHMDVDCIGFTGSTKIGKQILQMAGQSNLKRAWTELGGKSANIVCADCPDLDEAVEAAIGSIYFNQGESCNAPSRLFVEASIKDKFLEKALAMMPSFQPADPLDENTVMGAIVDATQLKSVMGYIDAGNAEGAKLLSGGKQVKLDTGGYYVEPTLFDGVSSDMKIAREEIFGPVLSVISFTDIDEAIRLANDTPFGLQAAIWTADLSRAIKTARALRAGTVHVNQYDGDDITVPFGGYKQSGNGRDKSLHAFDKYTELKTTWIRIR, from the coding sequence ATGACAAACGAACTCTGGCATGAGCGCGCTGCCGCTCTCAAGATTGACGGGCGTGCCTTTATTGACGGCCAACGTAAATGGGCACTTTCCGATAAACAATTTGACAATATTTCACCGATAGACGGCCGCAATCTCGGCGCCGTAGCGCGTTGTGAGACGGCCGACGTCGATCTGGCGGTTGCCTCTGCCCGCGCCGCCTTCGATGATGCGCGCTGGGCTGGTCAGGCGCCCGCCGCACGCAAACGCGTACTCATCAGATTCGCTGACCTGGTGTTAAAGCATGGCGCAGAACTCGCTCTACTGGAAACCCTGGACATGGGTAAACCTATCAAGTACAGCCAAAGCGTGGATGTCAATTCCACCGCGAATTGCCTGCGTTGGTATGGCGAAGCGATAGACAAAATTTACGATGAAATCGCCCCGACGGCGTCCGATAGCTTGGCCCTGATTACCCGCGAACCGGTCGGTGTGGTGGCCGCTATCGTGCCATGGAACTATCCTATGATTATGGCGGCATGGAAGATTGCCCCAGCGCTCGCCGCCGGCAATAGCGTGATTTTAAAACCGTCTGAAAAATCTCCGCTGACGGCATTGCGTCTGGCGGAAATCGCGATCGAGGCTGGCATCCCCGCCGGCGTCTTTAATGTGGTACCTGGTTTTGGTCACGAAGCCGGTGCCGCCCTGGCGTTACACATGGATGTCGATTGCATAGGCTTTACCGGCTCGACCAAAATCGGTAAGCAGATTCTGCAAATGGCAGGCCAATCCAATCTCAAGCGCGCCTGGACGGAGTTGGGCGGCAAATCGGCCAACATTGTCTGCGCCGACTGCCCTGATCTGGACGAAGCGGTGGAAGCGGCAATCGGCTCCATCTATTTCAACCAGGGCGAAAGCTGTAATGCCCCTTCCCGCTTGTTTGTCGAGGCCTCGATCAAGGACAAATTCCTGGAAAAAGCCTTGGCAATGATGCCGTCTTTCCAGCCCGCTGATCCACTGGACGAAAACACCGTCATGGGAGCGATTGTCGATGCAACCCAACTCAAGTCAGTGATGGGCTATATCGATGCCGGCAATGCCGAAGGCGCAAAGTTGCTCTCCGGTGGCAAACAGGTAAAGCTGGACACTGGTGGCTATTATGTGGAGCCTACCCTATTTGATGGCGTTAGCAGTGACATGAAAATTGCCCGCGAAGAGATTTTCGGACCGGTATTGTCTGTCATCAGCTTTACCGATATCGACGAAGCGATACGTCTGGCCAATGACACCCCGTTTGGCTTGCAGGCTGCGATCTGGACCGCCGACCTCAGTCGCGCCATCAAGACTGCCCGTGCCTTGCGCGCCGGCACCGTACACGTGAATCAATACGATGGTGATGACATCACGGTACCGTTTGGCGGCTACAAGCAATCGGGTAACGGACGAGACAAATCCTTGCATGCCTTTGACAAATACACGGAACTGAAAACCACCTGGATACGCATACGCTAA